One window from the genome of Cervus elaphus chromosome 8, mCerEla1.1, whole genome shotgun sequence encodes:
- the WNT6 gene encoding protein Wnt-6, which translates to MQPPAPSRLGLLLLLLLCPAHVGGLWWAVGSPLVMDPTSICRKARRLAGRQAELCQAEPEVVAELARGARLGVRECQFQFRFRRWNCSSHSKAFGRILQQDIRETAFVFAITAAGASHAVTQACSMGELLQCGCQAPRGRAPPRPPGLPGTPGPPGPAGSPDGSAAWEWGGCGDDVDFGDEKSRLFMDAQHKRGRGDIRMLVQLHNNEAGRLAVRSHTRTECKCHGLSGSCALRTCWQKLPPFREVGARLLERFHGASRVMGTNDGKALLPAVRTLKPPGRADLLYAADSPDFCAPNRRTGSPGTRGRACNSSAPDLSGCDLLCCGRGHRQESVLLEENCLCRFHWCCVVQCHRCRVRKELSLCL; encoded by the exons ATGCAGCCGCCCGCGCCCTCCCGCCTggggctgctcctgctgctgctcctgtGTCCGGCGCACGTCGGCGGACTGTGGTG GGCCGTGGGCAGCCCTTTGGTCATGGACCCTACCAGCATCTGCAGGAAGGCCCGGCGGCTCGCAGGGCGGCAGGCTGAGTTGTGCCAGGCCGAGCCAGAAGTGGTGGCCGAGCTAGCGCGGGGCGCCCGGCTGGGGGTTCGGGAATGCCAGTTCCAGTTCCGCTTCCGCCGCTGGAACTGCTCCAGCCATAGCAAGGCCTTCGGGCGCATCCTGCAACAGG ACATTCGGGAGACGGCCTTCGTGTTTGCTATAACGGCGGCGGGCGCCAGCCACGCGGTCACGCAGGCCTGTTCCATGGGCGAGTTGCTGCAgtgcggctgccaggcgccccgcGGCCGggccccaccccggccccccgGCCTGCCAGGCACCCCAGGGCCCCCCGGCCCCGCGGGGTCCCCCGACGGCAGCGCCGCCTGGGAGTGGGGGGGCTGCGGCGACGACGTGGACTTCGGGGACGAGAAGTCGAGGCTCTTCATGGACGCGCAGCACAAACGGGGACGCGGAGACATCCGTATGTTGGTGCAACTTCACAACAACGAGGCGGGCCGGCTG GCCGTGCGGAGCCACACGCGGACCGAATGCAAGTGCCACGGGCTGTCCGGCTCGTGCGCGCTGCGCACCTGCTGGCAGAAGCTGCCCCCGTTCCGCGAGGTGGGCGCGCGGTTGCTCGAGCGCTTCCACGGCGCCTCGCGTGTCATGGGCACCAACGATGGCAAGGCTCTGCTGCCCGCCGTCCGCACGCTCAAGCCGCCGGGCCGCGCTGACCTGCTCTATGCCGCCGACTCGCCCGACTTCTGCGCCCCCAATCGGCGCACGGGTTCGCCGGGCACCCGCGGCCGCGCCTGCAACAGCAGCGCCCCGGACCTCAGCGGCTGCGACCTGCTGTGCTGCGGCCGCGGGCACCGCCAGGAGAGCGTGCTTCTCGAGGAGAACTGCCTGTGCCGCTTCCACTGGTGCTGCGTGGTGCAGTGCCACCGCTGCCGCGTGCGCAAGGAGCTCAGCCTCTGCCTCTGA